The proteins below come from a single Bombus pyrosoma isolate SC7728 linkage group LG10, ASM1482585v1, whole genome shotgun sequence genomic window:
- the LOC122571685 gene encoding ammonium transporter 1 member 3-like — MIPNSICTYPYFPMKLPHPYQASDYHLHSIKFLQSCEIFRQCNHIDFDRYFLTEVMSAIYPDDFNYSYYDYSFRFRNDDLISTTSSWRSFARIILVILLRIGFVLIHIGSVPVNNVNLILLQNIIDFCWVTIVYALVGIVIAYTGDIKGLLGEGHWIGDEIVDKDEIIIGWSAVSIAAAILTCGIVGRTHTIGYLIIGFLLAGLVQPFLIHWIWTPQGWIRTNVLLQQEVYFHDYGGSAVVHLVGGLSGFIGCLTLGRRILRLDAIDDASIAVGSAGTVFAGQLFVFIGLQSLGMLNIQALRFEVKAKTQKNIFVNNLLAASSCSLLVVAFHFLIPREEFNHWTVMRCVQATVAGLVVISAGLDIYSPMMAIGLGTTGSIIFYLVSRQVFNSALEDYCNIVAIHLVCAILGSFLVPLFCINEHDEVRTILLNFMWQLICLVTIIAFVAITMILAFGTLHHSGLLRNRSEYLNHLRANVAEGRTRRKSLLERLFRADRDPVYLQPGTSFGESL; from the exons ATGATTCCAAACAGTATTTGCACATATCcctattttccaatgaaacttCCACACCCTTATCAGGCTTCAGATTATCATCTTCACAGCATTAAATTTTTGCAGTCGTGTGAAA TATTTCGACAATGTAATCACATTGATTTCGATCGATACTTTCTTACCGAGGTTATGTCTGCTATTTATCCAGATGATTTTAACTATAGTTACTACGATTACTCTTTTCGGTTCAGGAATGACGATTTAATTTCAACCACTTCCTCGTGGCGGAGTTTCGCTCGTATTATTCTCGTTATCTTATTACGAATTGGTTTTGTTCTTATACACATTGGTAGCGTACCAGTCAACAACGTCAATTTGATTCTATTACAAAACATCATTGACTTTTGTTGGGTAACGATAGTCTATGCACTTGTTGGAATTGTCATTGCCTACACAGGCGACATAAAAGGTTTGCTTGGCGAAGGACACTGGATCGGTGACGAAATCGTCGATAAGGACGAAATTATAATCGGCTGGTCAGCCGTATCAATTGCTGCTGCAATTTTAACGTGTGGAATCGTGGGTCGGACGCATACCATCGGTTACCTTATCATAGGATTTTTGTTGGCTGGATTGGTGCAACCGTTTCTAATTCATTGGATTTGGACGCCACAAGGATGGATACGAACAAACGTATTATTGCAACAGGAGGTGTATTTCCACGATTATGGCGGCTCCGCAGTTGTTCACCTTGTAGGTGGATTGTCAGGATTCATAGGTTGCCTGACTCTTGGTCGAAGGATACTTCGTCTAGATGCTATAGATGACGCAAGCATCGCTGTTGGTTCCGCGGGAACTGTTTTTGCTGGTCAATTATTTGTGTTCATTGGTCTACAG AGTCTTGGTatgttgaatattcaagcacTAAGATTCGAAGTGAAAGCCAAAAcacagaaaaatatctttgtcAACAATTTACTGGCCGCGAGTTCGTGCAGTCTGCTCGTTGTGGCTTTCCATTTCTTAATTCCTCGTGAAGAATTTAATCACTGGACTGTAATGAGATGTGTGCAAGCTACTGTAGCCGGTCTGGTGGTAATATCTGCTGGACTGGATATTTACTCTCCGATGATGGCAATTGGTTTGGGCACGACCGGAAgcattatcttttatttggtCTCAAGGCAAGTTTTTAATAGTGCGCTTGAAGATTATTGTAACATCGTAGCTATTCACTTGGTCTGTGCTATTTTGGGAAGTTTCCTTGTTCCTCTTTTCTGTATCAATGAACATGATGAAGTAAGGACGATTTTGTTAAACTTTATGTGGCAACTGATCTGTTTAGTCACAATAATTGCTTTCGTTGCAATTACTATGATTCTTGCTTTCGGTACCTTACACCACTCAGGTTTGTTGAGAAACAGATCGGAATATTTGAATCATTTAAGAGCGAATGTAGCTGAAGGTAGGACTCGGAGGAAATCACTCCTGGAGAGATTATTCCGTGCCGACAGAGATCCCGTTTATCTTCAACCGGGAACAAGTTTCGGTGAATCATTATGA